A window of Pectobacterium carotovorum genomic DNA:
ATACTGAAATCGAAGACAGCCCAAGTTACCGCCAAAATGATGAGCTGCAAAGCGTGCGGAGCGCTGGTATCGATAAAATTAGGGAAGAGCGCGGCGAAAAACAGCAGATCTTTCGGATTACTTATCCCAACCAGAAAGCCTTTGCGGAATAAGGGAAACCAGCCCGGAGCTGAGGCTTCCTGCATGTCATGCTCCGTGGTACTCATATCCTTGGAACGCCATGATGCGATGCCTAACCAGATGAGATAAACCGCACCAATAATTTTTAATACCATGAAGGCAGTGGTTGACGCAGCGAGGATGGCACCTAGCCCCAATGCTGAACAGGACATCAAAATCATTGCCGCGCTGACGCCGCCTAATACAGTTGCGGTTGCACGTGAAGCGCCGTAGCGTAAACCGTGCGACATGCTGATTAAGGCGGATGGGCCCGGAATGGCAATCAGGGCGATGATAATGCCTGTATAAGCCAGCCAGAGGTGAAGGCTCATGATTTCTCCTGCGCATAGTTCGTAGTTCACTGTGAAAGCGTGATTGAAAGCGGTGATATAAATCGATATATATTCACATATATATTGCTAGTTTTTCAACGCGTGATGGTAACAGAAAAGGGGTTGATGCCGCTCGCCCTCTTTATCAAAATTCTGTTGCTGGCGCTGGTGGGGTACACAGTGATAAGCCTGACATTTTTTAAACAACGCCCCTCTTGCCGCATTATTCGGCCTTATGGCCTCACCCCTTCGGGGTCAGCGCAAGCGCTGTTCAAAAACGCCTTGCCGTTTTTGTCCTGCAAATCGAATAATTTAAGGTATATATTAGAACAATTTATAAAAAAGATTGTGCCATCTAGTGTACCTGCAGAGCTGCGAGCAAACTGTGGAATGTTGCCTGCTTCTTGGTAGCCCAATTTATGGTACCAAATAGATGCGGCGTCAGCCGTGTGAGTGTCAAGGGTCAACAAGGTACGCAGATTGGTTTGTGTGTGACGCCCGCTTCAGCCCAATCGAGATGACTGTTCCATTCGGAGCATCATCTATTTGATGGTAAGTGCGGTTCTACGCTGGTATTTATTGATTTTTTTATACAAGAGAAATTTGATAGCACAGCGATTTTTTTAAATAATTTTATAGGTGAATAATGAGTAAGAAAATAGTTTTTATTAGTCATATAACTGAAGAGAAAGAGCTTGCTCAAATTCTTTCTGATGAAATAAAAAAATCATATTTGGGTATGCTGGATACTTTCGTTTCATCCGATGGTTAAAGCCTTCCAGCAGGTGGGAGATGGTTAGATATGATAGATGCAGCTTTGAATCAAAGTGCCATCCAGATATCTTTATGCAGCCCAAAATCAATTAAACGGCCATGGATTAATTTTGAAGCTGGGGCGTCTTGGATAAGAAAAATTCCTGTCGTACCTGTTTGTCACTCGGGTCTTCGTAAACATGAGCTACCTATACCATTGGCTATGCTGCAATCAGCAGATATTGACAACAAAAAAGACTTAAGTGGTATGTTTAATGAATTAACTAAAGTATTAGGTGCTACTATTAATCCTGATATTGATTATGATTCAATTATTGAACGTTCTAATGAGTTTCAGAATAAATACATGTACGTATATGTTATAAAAGATGCGATATGTAATATAATTAATATATGCCCTGAAATGGATGAGCTTTTCTTTTCTGGATTAATTCAAACTAAGGTTATAACAATAAAAGAGTATCAGTATATCGACATGGTACGACATCTTGAGTTTCTTTCTAGAGAAAATTTAGTTGGGTATGGATTCAATAAAACGATAATGGATAAATCCGGAACATATAAAGGAGGGGCGATCGCAGTTACGCCTAAGTATTTAAATGAAGTGATGGATATCATTCGCTAATTTTTCTGTTAATAGCCCTATCTATCAAGTGTTTAGATGGGGTTGTTATGTATTAAATAAAAATCATCATGTAAAATTAATATTTATTTCATGAATATAAATTCCAACGATTACCAAAAACAAAATAGATGGAAATCTATGGATAACTTAGATGTTTCCGACTCGTTGATAGTATTGATGTTCATATTCCGTTGGTGAAGTTTTATCACTTACGCTATGCCGATATTTACTGTTAAAAAAATTTTTTATGTAATCTAAAATATCGCTGCGGGTTTTTTCCTGTGTTCTGCAGATCTTTTTCTTTAGCGTACCCGTCCGGCGACGTCATGCACGCCTTTGTCGTCAATCGCCTTAACCAACTGCGCCAGATGGCGGGTTTCAACCTGCGCGATATCCATCGCACCAATGGAGGGGAAAACGTAGCGTTTCAGGCTGGTGAGAATTTTATCGGCGTGCGCGTCTGACCAGAGCTTGAGGCTGCTGGTGTGCCACGCCTGAGCGACATACTGAAAGGTGCGGGATTCATCAACGGTGGGGTTGTTCGCTTTGCGAAGCTGAGGGGGACTGATTCCGGACGCCAGCAGCTTACGCGCTGCATCGCGCTTTTCGCGGGCTTCTGCCAGTGTAGTTTGAGGGTAGGGGCCAAAGGCCAGACGGTTTTCTTTACCGCCGAGGCGATAGCGGAAATACCATAGCTCAGCGCCGCTGGGCGATACCGTGAGGTACAGGCCTTGCGAATCGGTGAGTTTGTAAGATTTTGCGAGAGGTTTCGCGGATCGGACTTTGCTGTCAGTTAACATATGAGGGTCACTCCCGTTCATCGAACTGAATGACCCGCAACCTGACCCACAAATTCCCCGATACGAAGGGATAAATCAAAACGCATCGGAAAAGATTTTTACGCCAACTTATTGAATTACATACACATAGGGATTGATAAGGAAGCATAAAAAAGGAAAGGTGGCGCCGGACTCGGGATCATACTCACGGTTAACTTGCTGTTTATTATTGTTTTGTTGGAAACACGATCAAGCTGCGCCCCCATGAAAGCCCCCATAAAAAATCGTTTTGTTTTTGTGATGGTTGTCACGATGAATCGGTGTTTTAGCGGTTAATGGCACTAAAAACGTGGTTTCATCTCCTATGCAGGCAACAGCCGATACCTCTCTGTGTTGAATATCTTTTAAACGTAGACTTGATATGTAGGATTCGTAACTTTTGAGATAATTATAAATGATGTGATCTATAATATATGGATTATATTGGTATTTTTGCTATTATTTTGAGATGTTCTCATACTCTATTTGAGATAATTACATATCATGGCTCAATTTAATCACTTTGAACTTTCGCTTCTGAACCCCAGTTTTGACTCCCCTTTAGTCGACGCTCTGACAGAGCTGGAGTTACTCCGGCATCTGAGACTGGAAACGGATGTTCACCCTATCCTGTTTGCGCAATTGAAAGCCGTTTTCCACATGCTCGAGAGTCTGGGTTCTGCGAGGATTGAGGGAAACCACACGACACTTGCCGACTATGTGGAAAGCAAAGTCGAAGGAACACAGAGTTCGACGGATCAGCTCAAAGAAATCAACAATATTGAAGCCGCGATGGAATTCATCGACGAGCATCTAAATAATGGTGATGAGATAACGGAATATTTTATCCGCGAGCTACATAGTCTGGCGGTTGTCGGGTTGCAACAGGAAGGCGACAGAACGCCCGGTGCCTATCGACAACATAACGTCAGCATCGCTCAGTCTGACCATTTACCGCCGGACCATATCCACGTTCCTAACTATATGTCAGAACTGACCGGCTTTATTAACCGTGCTGATAAACCAAAATATGATCTGATGAAAATTGCACTGGTGCATCACCGTTTTGGCTGGATACACCCATTCGGTAACGGTAATGGCAGAACGGTCAGATTGCTAACCTATGCGTTATTGATCAAGTATGGTTTTAATGTTCAGGCAGGTGGCCGGGTTCTTAATCCGACAGCGGTATTCTGTAATGATCGTGAGCGTTATTACGCCATGCTTTCGTTAGCGGATAAGGGAACAGAGCGGGGCTTAGAAGAATGGTGTTTATATGTACTTTCGGGAATTTCA
This region includes:
- a CDS encoding LysE family transporter, whose translation is MSLHLWLAYTGIIIALIAIPGPSALISMSHGLRYGASRATATVLGGVSAAMILMSCSALGLGAILAASTTAFMVLKIIGAVYLIWLGIASWRSKDMSTTEHDMQEASAPGWFPLFRKGFLVGISNPKDLLFFAALFPNFIDTSAPHALQLIILAVTWAVFDFSIMFIYACTGRRLSGLFSNPRRIKLFNRSTGGIFILAGTTLAASTR
- a CDS encoding Fic family protein, which translates into the protein MAQFNHFELSLLNPSFDSPLVDALTELELLRHLRLETDVHPILFAQLKAVFHMLESLGSARIEGNHTTLADYVESKVEGTQSSTDQLKEINNIEAAMEFIDEHLNNGDEITEYFIRELHSLAVVGLQQEGDRTPGAYRQHNVSIAQSDHLPPDHIHVPNYMSELTGFINRADKPKYDLMKIALVHHRFGWIHPFGNGNGRTVRLLTYALLIKYGFNVQAGGRVLNPTAVFCNDRERYYAMLSLADKGTERGLEEWCLYVLSGISSELKKVDQLTNHAFLSTKILYPAIDFSSERGLINPLESKVLKRAVELGTIKAGDLRTALPDLKPAQVTYQLGKLIDRGLLQPVEEGARSYTAKFSNSYLIRGVIKVLREEGFIPDL